Sequence from the Cuniculiplasma divulgatum genome:
TGAAGGGCCATGTTGCCCCGAACCCGATGGAACGTATGCCCGAGGCTATGCTTACTGCCCAAAGCTCCCTGTTGCTGAATAGAAATGCTCCGGAAATGCGTCCATTAGCCGTATGGGGCTAGAACAGTGACATATAAAAATCTCGGCAAGTATGGTGCGGCATGGCAGCCATGAAATCAGAGGCTGAGCCCGTGAACCGAAGGCTTCCCCGTCATGGATTTCTTAACAGTCACCGTCTGCCGGTCCCTGTCTATGGCGTTGAACACAGCGCCGTCCAGTGCAAGCATGTATCCCTCGCCGGCAAACAGGCGGTGGGAATCATCAGGAACCTGGCTGATCCTTACCTCTGGATAGAAAATAGGCTGGCAGTCCCTGTCATTGCAGGGGCCGGGGCGTGATTTCGCCTCAAGGATTATGTAATTGCCTGCAGTGGCCACGGACATAAGGGAACGGCTTATGATGATCCTGCCTTTCCCCACCGGGATTGTCACATCATCTGCCATTATTCATACTTCTTTCTGTACGCTTCCATGGATCTCTGGATTTCCCTGACTGCAAACTCCTTGCCTTCCCATCCTGAAACTTCTGTCTTCTTGTTCTCAAGTATCTTGTATGTCTGGAAGAAATTCGCTATTTCCTTCAGGAGATGCTCCGGAAGATCCTTCAGTGTGTTCACCCCACGATAGAGAGGGTCGCCTTCCGCTACCATGAGTATCTTGTTGTCCAGATCGCCCTGGTCAATCATCTTCATGACACCAACGGGCCTTGCCTTCAGGACAATGCCGGGATATGTTGGGTCCTTCAGGAGTACCATTGCATCCAGGGGGTCACCGTCATCATAAAGTGTCTGCGGTATTGCGCCGTACTCAACAGGATACACCACCGATGAGTGCAGAACACGATCCAGGACCACTCCCGCAAATTCCTTGGACATCTCGTATTTGTTCCTGCTCCCCCGGGGGGTCTCGATGATTACGTTCAGGTGCTCGGGTGGTTCGGGACCGACCGGTACCTGGTGCCAATAGCTAGCATTCTTGTTCATGTTTTGCCATTGAACTGATGTATAAATATCTGCTTCTTTCAGCCATTTATGCCGTCAGCATGATCTGTCAGGGTTTTCCCTCTTTACGTCGCCTTTGCCGGAAATATTAAACTATGGATCGCCCATTATCTCCTGCATTGACACAGGGGACTAAACTGGTATCATACAGCCCATTCAGGATCAGCTTTGCCGGCGGCGGAACTGACATCAACCCGTTCTGTGATGCTTACGGCGGGTCCGTTATCAACGCCACCATAGATCGGGGTGTCACCGTCATCTACACTCCGGATGAATATGAACTTGAGATATCGTCACGGGACTTCCTCAAGAGCGTCATGATAGTGGGGGAAAATGATAACGGGGATGTCCTTCACAAAATGGCGGGACTTTTCAGGAACTATGGCATCGATCGAGGACGGATCAGCATAAACAGCGGCGTTCCACCCGGCTCTGGCCTTGGGTCGTCAAGCGCACTCACCACCGCTGTTCTATCGTTGATACACATGCACAGAAATGAGTCCAGAGACCCATGGGAAATTGCCAGGGAGGCTTTCAGCATAGAGAAGAATTACTTCGGCATCACCCTTGGGAAGCAGGACCCCTTTGCCATTGCTGTGGGAGGATTCAAGTTCATGGAATTCACCGGCGGGACAGAAATAAACCATCCATTGAATCAGAATCAGGCATTCTGGAGAGAACTTGAGGGCAGAACGCTTCTGATCTATACTGGAAAGACGCGGGAGAGTTCGGCATATCTCAGGGATCAGGTGGACCAGTCAGCTGCAGGTAACAGCCAGGTTGTGAGCAATCTCAGGGAAATGAAGGCCCTCACCCATGAGATGTACAGC
This genomic interval carries:
- a CDS encoding inorganic diphosphatase, whose translation is MNKNASYWHQVPVGPEPPEHLNVIIETPRGSRNKYEMSKEFAGVVLDRVLHSSVVYPVEYGAIPQTLYDDGDPLDAMVLLKDPTYPGIVLKARPVGVMKMIDQGDLDNKILMVAEGDPLYRGVNTLKDLPEHLLKEIANFFQTYKILENKKTEVSGWEGKEFAVREIQRSMEAYRKKYE
- a CDS encoding kinase; translation: MTQGTKLVSYSPFRISFAGGGTDINPFCDAYGGSVINATIDRGVTVIYTPDEYELEISSRDFLKSVMIVGENDNGDVLHKMAGLFRNYGIDRGRISINSGVPPGSGLGSSSALTTAVLSLIHMHRNESRDPWEIAREAFSIEKNYFGITLGKQDPFAIAVGGFKFMEFTGGTEINHPLNQNQAFWRELEGRTLLIYTGKTRESSAYLRDQVDQSAAGNSQVVSNLREMKALTHEMYSCALSGDMGGFLRGINRGWELKRNLGRNVSNSKIDRIINEALSNGAEAAKLMGGGGEGFVLAVCRPGSIEQVQSSMMKYSDFVIRVSFEESGTRSQRFSQIFLD